TATACTGCCTacttaaattttgataaatgaattccaTTTTACATATTTGTTATTCCATATATCTGTAAAATATCATAGGTCGGTTAGTATTTTTCTGAAACATAACACCATGCCATAGGACCGTAATACACTCTGTAAGGACAGTGTCAGGCCTGTCTCCCAGCATTGCTGTCATGAAAGGGTTCCATTACAGGTAAAACTTAATTTGAAGAATTCAGGTGAACCATAGGAAATTGCCATTATTACTTGTCTGAAATGGTCAAATATCAGCATTTTTTGTGGGCCTACTAGTTTATTAAATCTAATATTAagtctaatattttattaagtctAATATTTTTGCTTATGGTTGGCAGGGTAAGAAGATTCTTTGTAGAAAGAGGTATATAAAGATAAGTTTGATTTTGTTCTAGCTTTGATTCATGTGCAAGCTGAGGCTTCCCACAGGAAAGGCAAGAAATCTCATTATCTTTTTAATAGTAAAGCATATTGGCTTTTCCGGTTTCATGCTGCCAAGATTCAGACAGGATCCTGACATGGTACCTTTTATCATTAATGTTAGATGCCTGATAGTTTGATCGGTACTCAAGGTGAGAGAGTTCATTCACAGTGAATGAACAGAGAGATATGTGTCTCTTTTTTCCACCTTTAGCTCTGGAAATTGTTGTTTCCTggtttggaaaataaaagtaGCTCTGTGCTCTATTTTGGTCTACCACTTACACTAAGCCTCACAGGCCACAGCAGTGCAGGGTGCATTTGGGAAGGTCAGCTCTAAATCTTGGGTTTTCCTGCTTGTCTTTCTTTCCAGAGGCATGAAAGTCATTGAGAGTCGAGCccaaaaggatgaagaaaaaatggaaattcagGAGATCCAACTAAAAGAGGCCAAGCACATTGCTGAAGATGCCGACCGCAAATATGAAGAGGTCAGGTCCTGGGGCCCACAGCCTTGTGGACTTCCAACAGTGGCCTTCAGGAGGCCAGGGAGCAATGCACAGTCTTGATTCCTCAGTGAGGCCATCTGCTTGGTTGGCAGAAATGGGTGGTTTCGAGAAGCAAAGTTCCTTTGTCTCCAGAAAACAGTTCTCATTTTAATCCTGCTAGGGGATCCCAGGCTTTATCAGGAAGCCGATCAGTGGCACTGGGAAGAAGGACCAAAACTCCTCTCCCCAAACCACAAAGACCTGGACAGAAGATCTTTGGCCAGAAGGGAGAGTTGGGCCCTGTGTCTTGTGAAAAGAGGCTCTCATGCTGTCATGGTGCAAGTCACTTCTTCTCAGAGTCACCTGGCACATCCAGATTGGGCAACCCAGAGACCACAGACAGTTTCTCAGTGGATTCATGGAGGCCTCTCTCCTCAAGGGTGGTAGAAAACTATTATCAATGCAGATTTTCAGTAGAATTTGCTGCTGGTCATGTTCCCATGAAAACAGCCTCCTGCGATAAGAGGCAATATGATTATtaagatttctgttttttccttattgGATCACATTGTGGCTATCCTGAAACAGCATTGCCCCTccttttcattatcattattaccTTCAGATTACACTGTGCTCACAAGTTTTGATCTGCTTCAGAggctcccttcctctctctggtTCTTCCACTAAATACAAATTTGATTTTGTCAATTATCTCACCAACTTGTCTCACGTTAGTATCTCTCATATTCTTCCTCTGCAATAAGGAGGTAGATGTACAGATCAGCCATCGAATTGAAGGAGTTCttaggtttattttgttttcctggcAGCCCCCACCTTTTCAGTATATGTCTCATCCTACTGCCGTTTTTGAGATTGTGAATTTgtattttctccctccttccacatTTTGGCCTGGCTGCCAGTTCCGGATCAGACTTCCAATTGAGACTGCCCAAGCACAGCTGACCATTCTGAGTCTAAGCAGAAGCCTCTGATCTCCTCTCTGCTCGCACTCCTAATGGAGAGTTGCTTCTTTCCGGTCTACCAGAAAGAGGATCATATTGTTTGTAGACAAAACCCTTAGTGCCTGATGGGATCTGATCGCTACCCCCCTGCCCTCCTACACAAAACTTGCAAGAtccatggtgtgtgtgttgtgttttccTGCTGCAGGTGGCCCGTAAGCTGGTCATCATTGAGAGTGACCTGGAACGTGCAGAGGAGCGGGCTGAGCTCTCAGAAGGGTAAGCAGGCCCGGCACCAGGAGGCCACGAATGGGGTGCTGCAGAGCAGTGACTAAACAGCATGACCTTCTGGCAGCTGCACATTACCTGTTTCAGCTCCGGGCTCCTTTTGTGCTCATTTGATGTGGATGAGCCACGAGTATGGAACATGGAGGACTCGTGTGGGGTGTCTATGTATGAATGCGTGTATCACTGCATGCCTTACCTGCACACTGATTTTGTGAATGGCCTTGTGCATTTCCTGTGTCCACTAACAGCCAAGTCCGACAGCTGGAAGAACAATTAAGAATAATGGATCAGACCTTGAAAGCATTAATGGCTGCAGAGGATAAGGTACTGATGGCTCATGTGTGGTTTTTAGGTTTAACTGCAACCCAGACGTCTTTCAGCTTCCAATGCCTACTGGTTCGTTTGGTATAACGACTGCACCTTCACTTCACCCTCTGCTATTTATATCTTGCTTTAAGTGCTTTCCCTTGGTCCTTTATGCTCCTTTGTTTTCCCTTCATAAATGCTCTTTGGGCAGCCAAAAAAGGAGCCAAATTATTGCACTTCAAAGTTGTTGGATTTTGTCACCCTGCCTTCTGCTGTTGCGAGGTTGGGGGGCAGTGTTCCTGGcaaaactaaacattttaatACCCGATGATTTGGCTACTTTCAGGCAGCCCTTCGTCTCTAGGACTcggttttcattttttcccatccctctcctttttctctcctccttcctttggCTTGTCTCCCACCCTTTCTGCCTCTGATCGAAAACGTTAGCAAATGTGCCGAGCTTGAAGAAGAATTGAAAACTGTGACGAACAACTTGAAGTCACTGGAGGCTCAGGCTGAGAAGGTAGGCCAGGAGCATGGTGTGGGGGAAAGGCGTCTTTTAAGAGCTGCTCCAAAGAGGCCCTGCCAGTGAAAGCAACACATACAGTAGACATTTTAGTAAATGGCAATATTGTGAGGTGATTTTTGGAGAGTTACTAGGTAACAAATTCTTTTTATTAACTAgagaatttattttatcttaggGATATGAGTCATCAATTTAATTTAAACCAAGTGCCAAGTGGATAAGTTATCTTGTTGTTATCCCATGTAAAACAATAGGCAAGAAAGCAGAGAATGTATTGCAGTGTGCCATTCGATATCAGAGGTTCCATTACCTCCTAAGAGATCCTTAACATCTGTTGGCTGGGCTGGCGAGTTCTTTGCATGAGAAGCCATGAGTAGATTGAGCTGCAGCCTGACATCTGGAATGCTCTTTCTAATTACAGTACTCGCAGAAGGAAGACAAATATGAGGAAGAGATCAAGGTCCTTTCCGACAAGCTGAAGGAGGTAATATGAGAGTTGTGGATGAAGCCAACTGGATTTTAAATGAGTTTGTTTTCATGGAACTGGTCAGggccttttcattttaaagttctaGTGATCCAAGTCAGGAATATTCTAAGGTTGCCTTGGAGTGTGTGTACAGTGCTAGCTGCCATTTCTCACAGAGGTGACTGAAACTGACAAGTAGTTTCAGATCCACTTTATGGGTGATGTGCTTCATTTACATCCTCTAGTTTCCCTGTGTTTGTAGCTGCAGGAAACACCAAACTTCCCAACTTTAACTCAAATAAATCATTACAGGCTGAGACTCGGGCTGAGTTTGCGGAGAGGTCAGTAACTAAATTGGAGAAAAGCATTGATGACTTAGAAGGTAAGATCTTAAGTAGTGTTTTTAGTTTAATCCTTCTGGTTAAATAGTGATGTGGCAAAACAATTTTCCAATTCAAGGGCATCCACCTTGATACGCTCCTTTGCACCTGCACATTCTTCCTGTCTGTCCTCTGGGGTTTTCCTCTGTGGCTCTTAAACTCATGAATCTGAGTCTTTTGCTCACCAGGTGACTAGTTAGCTACCAGCCATAGTGGCAGATGCCATCCAGCTTGACTTCATGCTCATTAGAAGTGTGGCaggtttatttttcattgtgaGTGAGGTGCTTATAGGTGAGAATGActcagtatattttatatttttagtgttaCTTCCTAATTAAATTGGGAATGATGTGGTGATCATGGACTTGTTTTTAGAAGAACCCATCTTCTTCCAAGTATGAATTCATAGTAAGGATTTGGGGGTTTTTTTAAGTCATGTATTATCTTATCAAACTACTTTATATCCtgaaggaggagggaaaaatTATACTTAAGCATTTCTCCCCTAAGGCACTTAGGTTTTATTTTAGTAATAACCACTCTATCTCACCGATATCCTAAATGTTGAGCTTTGACGTTTGTGAAGGATTAGCtgtgaacaagaaagaaaaaagacaaacaaatatatacatcacAGAAGGGATTAGAGAAGGAACTAGTGTTTGGTACAGATAATCAAAATAGtggagaagagagaatgacaaaTGGTTGCAAAATGATCTGCCAAAGTGCAGCAAAGTATGAAACCTGCAGCATTACAAAACTAAATTGCAGACTTGCCATACCACTGCCATATAAAGTGTGGCACTCATTGCTTTTCAAGCCTCCTGGACCAGTAATAGGCAGCTTGAGTGGGAAGACCACAGGAGTAGCTTAAATGACACTAAGAAATCGCTATCCCAGTGGTCTAGTGTGGTCAGGAAGTCGGTGGTTTGAAGGTGGAGCCAGATAAGGACTACAGGCTGTAGTCACAAATTGTTCTTCCAAAACACTGccgttggatttttttttcccattgtttatAGCTGCAGATGGCTGACTACTCCAGTGTAATTAAAATATAGCTCTGCAAAAGAAAGATGTTCCATTAGCCCCTGTCTCCCCTCACCAGGAGACAGCCTTCTGTGGTTTCGTTTAGGATTTAACATGGTTTACTGATATACCTACCATATTTGTTATGATTTTCGTATTGagtctttctcattttattttctaatgggttttgttctctttgtttttgtttcaatttatttaaaacaaaacgcACGCCTCCTGCATTGGCCACCTGCTGCGGCACCAACCCCTTCATGCATTGCCCTTTTCTTGCTGCTGTGTTGGGATGGTGCATGCACCACCCTCACTCACCTTCCATCTCTTGATCACTCTCCATGTTCTTGCACCTCTGCCTTCCACTTCCTGGTCATAGACGAGCTGTACGCTCAGAAACTGAAGTACAAAGCCATCAGCGAGGAGCTGGACCACGCTCTCAACGATATGACTTCCATGTAAACGTGCATCCACTCTGCCTGCTTACACCCTGCCCTCATGCTAATGTAATAAACTCACCACCATCCCTTCCTTGCTCCCAGATCTCCATCTTTGCACTCTTGTGTTCACCCTTTTTGTCATAACCTAGAATAGTtattgttttttcactttctacTAATATGAAGGCCAACTAGATTAAGTGTCTATACAAaccattttcttttcagaatcCTTTTATTTTGTAAGTGCTAAACTAGAGCAGTGAACTAGAGTGAGTGACCTTGAGCACTATCCTTTTGGGAAATTAAGCTAAACTCAAGTAAAACTAGATGGCCATGCTGTTTGTTGTACAGGAACGTCTCAAGAAATATCAAAACTTTGTTTCCTGAGATTCAACTAAGTACAACATaatcattttcataaaataaatagaaattgaaGGAACCCTTAAAGTGTCAGGTTATTGAGAATCTGAGGACAAGGAAATTGGCATGATCCAATACAGCCCTAACAGTGGTACTATAAAAGATCATCTCTTTTACTTTTAAGAATTCTagagtaggccaggcacagtggctcacgcctgtaatcccagcactttgggaggccatggcgggcggatcacgaggtcaggagattgagaccatcccggctaacacggtgaaaccccgtctctactaaaaatacaaaaaaaattagccgggtgtggtggcgggcacctgtagtcccagctactcaggaggctgaggcaggagaatggtgtgaacccgggaggtggagcttgcagtgagctgagatcacaccactgcactccagcctgggcgacagagccaagactccgtctcaaaaaaaaaaaaaaaacaaaaaaaaccaaagaattcTAGAGTGAAAAGAACCCTCTGCTGAGTAACTAAgccttttaattttctgttttcatgaaaagaattaaaataccCACGATAAATACTTACCACAACCTGTGTCAAAGAAATGGGAAATTCAACACAGATTGTACAATGTGAGCTTGGGAGTTAATGGCCCACATTTTACTGTTTAGGCAGTAAGAGTTGGAGTAGGTAGTCTTGTTATCATGAGAAGAACCTTCAACAGATACAACTAATTTACGTATTACTAACCAAACTTCAATATTAAACTTATCCTACTACTTTAAATTCTAACCTGGAATGTTTCAGAGTTCTTCATTCTAATATCACCCTAAATTCCACTGAAGCTGGAAATGTCATTTTCCAAGCCCACCTGTCATTCATTTACCCATGCAGGAAAAATGGTAACTTGAAGAgtatggcatgtgcctgtggcctTAGAGGTTATAGAATCCCCACACTCAACAAAAAAGCCCCTAGAGACATGACTGTTGCCATGGAAACCAGAGAACAGTCTATCTTCTCACCCCTCATTTGTAAATGAGGGGGAGGAGCCGATCATCTGTCTCTAAGGTCTTTTCCAGTACTAAAATGTGATTTCTTTGGGAAAAACTTTTTGCATCAAGTATGATTAAATATTCTGAAAGATGAGTGTagcttaaaatttgtttttaaattctgttcaTGGGTTTTCTTAAAATGGACCCTTGCTGAAAGGCGGCCTGTGACGGCCTCAGGTGGGACGACCTCCCAAGGGTGTGGCTG
The window above is part of the Macaca fascicularis isolate 582-1 chromosome 7, T2T-MFA8v1.1 genome. Proteins encoded here:
- the TPM1 gene encoding tropomyosin alpha-1 chain isoform X1; the encoded protein is MDAIKKKMQMLKLDKENALDRAEQAEADKKAAEDRSKQLEDELVSLQKKLKGTEDELDKYSEALKDAQEKLELAEKKATDAEADVASLNRRIQLVEEELDRAQERLATALQKLEEAEKAADESERGMKVIESRAQKDEEKMEIQEIQLKEAKHIAEDADRKYEEVARKLVIIESDLERAEERAELSEGKCAELEEELKTVTNNLKSLEAQAEKYSQKEDKYEEEIKVLSDKLKEAETRAEFAERSVTKLEKSIDDLEDELYAQKLKYKAISEELDHALNDMTSI
- the TPM1 gene encoding tropomyosin alpha-1 chain isoform X21, with amino-acid sequence MKVIESRAQKDEEKMEIQEIQLKEAKHIAEDADRKYEEVARKLVIIESDLERAEERAELSEGQVRQLEEQLRIMDQTLKALMAAEDKYSQKEDKYEEEIKVLSDKLKEAETRAEFAERSVTKLEKSIDDLEDELYAQKLKYKAISEELDHALNDMTSI
- the TPM1 gene encoding tropomyosin alpha-1 chain isoform X7: MDAIKKKMQMLKLDKENALDRAEQAEADKKAAEDRSKQLEEDIAAKEKLLRVSEDERDRVLEELHKAEDSLLAAEEAAAKAEADVASLNRRIQLVEEELDRAQERLATALQKLEEAEKAADESERGMKVIESRAQKDEEKMEIQEIQLKEAKHIAEDADRKYEEVARKLVIIESDLERAEERAELSEGQVRQLEEQLRIMDQTLKALMAAEDKYSQKEDKYEEEIKVLSDKLKEAETRAEFAERSVTKLEKSIDDLEDELYAQKLKYKAISEELDHALNDMTSI
- the TPM1 gene encoding tropomyosin alpha-1 chain isoform X30 → MAGSSSLEAVRRKIRSLQEQADAAEERAGTLQRELDHERKLRETAEADVASLNRRIQLVEEELDRAQERLATALQKLEEAEKAADESERGMKVIESRAQKDEEKMEIQEIQLKEAKHIAEDADRKYEEVARKLVIIESDLERAEERAELSEGQVRQLEEQLRIMDQTLKALMAAEDKYSQKEDKYEEEIKVLSDKLKEAETRAEFAERSVTKLEKSIDDLEDKFLCFTSPKTPSSSWMSHLSELCICLFSS
- the TPM1 gene encoding tropomyosin alpha-1 chain isoform X22; the protein is MKVIESRAQKDEEKMEIQEIQLKEAKHIAEDADRKYEEVARKLVIIESDLERAEERAELSEGQVRQLEEQLRIMDQTLKALMAAEDKYSQKEDKYEEEIKVLSDKLKEAETRAEFAERSVTKLEKSIDDLEEKVAHAKEENLSMHQMLDQTLLELNNM
- the TPM1 gene encoding tropomyosin alpha-1 chain isoform X4, giving the protein MDAIKKKMQMLKLDKENALDRAEQAEADKKAAEDRSKQLEDELVSLQKKLKGTEDELDKYSEALKDAQEKLELAEKKATDAEADVASLNRRIQLVEEELDRAQERLATALQKLEEAEKAADESERGMKVIESRAQKDEEKMEIQEIQLKEAKHIAEDADRKYEEVARKLVIIESDLERAEERAELSEGQVRQLEEQLRIMDQTLKALMAAEDKYSQKEDKYEEEIKVLSDKLKEAETRAEFAERSVTKLEKSIDDLEDELYAQKLKYKAISEELDHALNDMTSI
- the TPM1 gene encoding tropomyosin alpha-1 chain isoform X19; this encodes MAGSSSLEAVRRKIRSLQEQADAAEERAGTLQRELDHERKLRETAEADVASLNRRIQLVEEELDRAQERLATALQKLEEAEKAADESERGMKVIESRAQKDEEKMEIQEIQLKEAKHIAEDADRKYEEVARKLVIIESDLERAEERAELSEGQVRQLEEQLRIMDQTLKALMAAEDKYSQKEDKYEEEIKVLSDKLKEAETRAEFAERSVTKLEKSIDDLEDQLYQQLEQNRRLTNELKLALNED
- the TPM1 gene encoding tropomyosin alpha-1 chain isoform X14 yields the protein MAGSSSLEAVRRKIRSLQEQADAAEERAGTLQRELDHERKLRETAEADVASLNRRIQLVEEELDRAQERLATALQKLEEAEKAADESERGMKVIESRAQKDEEKMEIQEIQLKEAKHIAEDADRKYEEVARKLVIIESDLERAEERAELSEGKCAELEEELKTVTNNLKSLEAQAEKYSQKEDKYEEEIKVLSDKLKEAETRAEFAERSVTKLEKSIDDLEDQLYQQLEQNRRLTNELKLALNED
- the TPM1 gene encoding tropomyosin alpha-1 chain isoform X5 — its product is MDAIKKKMQMLKLDKENALDRAEQAEADKKAAEDRSKQLEDELVSLQKKLKGTEDELDKYSEALKDAQEKLELAEKKATDAEADVASLNRRIQLVEEELDRAQERLATALQKLEEAEKAADESERGMKVIESRAQKDEEKMEIQEIQLKEAKHIAEDADRKYEEVARKLVIIESDLERAEERAELSEGQVRQLEEQLRIMDQTLKALMAAEDKYSQKEDKYEEEIKVLSDKLKEAETRAEFAERSVTKLEKSIDDLEDELYAQKLKYKAISEELDHALNDMTSM
- the TPM1 gene encoding tropomyosin alpha-1 chain isoform X15, producing MAGSSSLEAVRRKIRSLQEQADAAEERAGTLQRELDHERKLRETAEADVASLNRRIQLVEEELDRAQERLATALQKLEEAEKAADESERGMKVIESRAQKDEEKMEIQEIQLKEAKHIAEDADRKYEEVARKLVIIESDLERAEERAELSEGKCAELEEELKTVTNNLKSLEAQAEKYSQKEDKYEEEIKVLSDKLKEAETRAEFAERSVTKLEKSIDDLEDELYAQKLKYKAISEELDHALNDMTSI
- the TPM1 gene encoding tropomyosin alpha-1 chain isoform X17 → MAGSSSLEAVRRKIRSLQEQADAAEERAGTLQRELDHERKLRETAEADVASLNRRIQLVEEELDRAQERLATALQKLEEAEKAADESERGMKVIESRAQKDEEKMEIQEIQLKEAKHIAEDADRKYEEVARKLVIIESDLERAEERAELSEGQVRQLEEQLRIMDQTLKALMAAEDKYSQKEDKYEEEIKVLSDKLKEAETRAEFAERSVTKLEKSIDDLEDELYAQKLKYKAISEELDHALNDMTSI
- the TPM1 gene encoding tropomyosin alpha-1 chain isoform X29 encodes the protein MAGSSSLEAVRRKIRSLQEQADAAEERAGTLQRELDHERKLRETAEADVASLNRRIQLVEEELDRAQERLATALQKLEEAEKAADESERGMKVIESRAQKDEEKMEIQEIQLKEAKHIAEDADRKYEEVARKLVIIESDLERAEERAELSEGKCAELEEELKTVTNNLKSLEAQAEKYSQKEDKYEEEIKVLSDKLKEAETRAEFAERSVTKLEKSIDDLEDKFLCFTSPKTPSSSWMSHLSELCICLFSS
- the TPM1 gene encoding tropomyosin alpha-1 chain isoform X20 yields the protein MKVIESRAQKDEEKMEIQEIQLKEAKHIAEDADRKYEEVARKLVIIESDLERAEERAELSEGKCAELEEELKTVTNNLKSLEAQAEKYSQKEDKYEEEIKVLSDKLKEAETRAEFAERSVTKLEKSIDDLEDELYAQKLKYKAISEELDHALNDMTSI
- the TPM1 gene encoding tropomyosin alpha-1 chain isoform X18; this translates as MAGSSSLEAVRRKIRSLQEQADAAEERAGTLQRELDHERKLRETAEADVASLNRRIQLVEEELDRAQERLATALQKLEEAEKAADESERGMKVIESRAQKDEEKMEIQEIQLKEAKHIAEDADRKYEEVARKLVIIESDLERAEERAELSEGQVRQLEEQLRIMDQTLKALMAAEDKYSQKEDKYEEEIKVLSDKLKEAETRAEFAERSVTKLEKSIDDLEEKVAHAKEENLSMHQMLDQTLLELNNM
- the TPM1 gene encoding tropomyosin alpha-1 chain isoform X2, yielding MDAIKKKMQMLKLDKENALDRAEQAEADKKAAEDRSKQLEEDIAAKEKLLRVSEDERDRVLEELHKAEDSLLAAEEAAAKAEADVASLNRRIQLVEEELDRAQERLATALQKLEEAEKAADESERGMKVIESRAQKDEEKMEIQEIQLKEAKHIAEDADRKYEEVARKLVIIESDLERAEERAELSEGKCAELEEELKTVTNNLKSLEAQAEKYSQKEDKYEEEIKVLSDKLKEAETRAEFAERSVTKLEKSIDDLEDELYAQKLKYKAISEELDHALNDMTSI
- the TPM1 gene encoding tropomyosin alpha-1 chain isoform X16, producing the protein MAGSSSLEAVRRKIRSLQEQADAAEERAGTLQRELDHERKLRETAEADVASLNRRIQLVEEELDRAQERLATALQKLEEAEKAADESERGMKVIESRAQKDEEKMEIQEIQLKEAKHIAEDADRKYEEVARKLVIIESDLERAEERAELSEGKCAELEEELKTVTNNLKSLEAQAEKYSQKEDKYEEEIKVLSDKLKEAETRAEFAERSVTKLEKSIDDLEEKVAHAKEENLSMHQMLDQTLLELNNM